The Enhydrobacter sp. sequence CGGTGGCGGCAACCTCACGGGAAATAACGGTTTGGAGTCGCAATACTGTGGCCGCCGCCATGACCACGGGATCGACGCTGGCTTGCGGCATCGAGCCATGGGCTCCACGTCCAAACAGGCGAATTTGCAAACTGTCTGCTGCCGAGGTGATGGGGCCTGCGCTTCCGGCGATCGTCCCCGCTGGCCCGAGCATGACGTGTTGGCCGAGAACCACGGCCGGCTTCGGGAAGCGCTTGAACAAGCCGTCGTCGATCATCGCCTGGGCGCCTTGTGCCGTTTCTTCCCCCGGCTGGAAGACCACCATCAAGGTTCCATGCCAGGCGTCTCGCGTTAGCGAAAACAAGCTGGCGGCGCCCACTAGCCAAGCCACATGCATGTCGTGGCCGCACATGTGGCCGACCGGCACAGACTCTCCGTCTCGATCGGTTGTCTTGACTGTGCTTGCGTAGGTAAGGCCGGTCGCTTCCTCGACGGGCAGTGCATCCATATCGGCACGCAGCATGACCGTCGGTCCATTGCCATTACGCAGCAATCCGACGACGCCTGTCTTGCCGATGCCTGTCGCCACCTCATAGCTCGAAGTTCGAAGGCGGTCTGCCGCCAAGGATGCAGTCCGCATCTCTTGCATCGACAACTCCGGATGGGAATGGACATCCTTGTAGAGCGCCTCGAGATCCGGCAGTAGTCTTTCGAGATTCGATAAGATGAGATCAGCAGAGCGCGCATCGGCCATCGCTTATCTCCTCATCTCGCTACCAGTTAGCTCGGCCGGATCAGATGACGTTTCCACCGTTCAACGTTGGCACGTTCTTGCGCCGACAGCGAGTCCGCTGTGACCTGCTTCCCGTCTCACGTCGGCTGATCGAATCTGTTCCGCTTTTGCTCTCTCGCTGGATGTGGCAACGGGACAGGGCGCGACGCGATCGAGCGCAGCGTCGCGTAGCCTGCCATTGAAGCTCTCAAGGCAGGCATTTTGCATCGGCTTGCCGGCCGCGATGTAGTGCCATTCGATCTTGCGCGCGTCGGTCCAGCGCAGCACGCATTGCTGGTCAGCTCGGTGCTGTTGTCGGAGACGATCATCGCCGACCTGCCTCGCACTACGGTGATGACCTTCAGCTCGCAGATCACCCTGCAGGCCCGACAGCGAGAAGTCCGGCAACGCCGCTAGGCATTCGCTGTTGAAGTCTCGAGCACGTTCAAGAGCCGGAACCGGCGCCCATTTGGGAGCCTGTCGCTGACCAAGTCGCGTAACCGGCGCTGGTTAGCGCGCGCGGCACGACAATCGAAGCACCCGCCCAATGGTCCGCCGTCGCCTACGTCGACGATTCACGCCGGGCCTTCCTCCCGGTAGACCCGACAGACCTTCTTGAGGTTCACCTTCGGGCCTTCCCGCTCCAGCACCCGCACCACGCGCGGGTAGCTGAACCGCCGCCGACGGATCGAGCCAGAGCACGCAGCCGCTCACGCAAAGGCCCGTTGTCGAGCCGCGGCGATTGGTACCGGTAGCTGCTCACGTCCATCCTGATCAGCCTGCAGGCCCGGCGCTGGCTCGATCCGTGGCCCGTCTCGCGAGGTCCACCGCGCGGCGCCGCACTGCAGGCCGCAGAACTTTCCCGAGGCGATATCCTTCTCCAGGGGACCTCGGCCAGCAACTTCAGCTTGCGGTTCTCCTCCTTTAGGCATCACAGGCGTTTGGCATTTGGCACCTGCATTCCGCCAAACCGCGCGACCGCCATTGTACAGCGTCGCTTCGCTGATCCCGTGCTGTCGGTAGAGGTCCGCCGGCTTCGCGCCGGCCTGGCGCAGCCGCAGGATCTCGATTATCTGCTCGTCGCTCAACTGCTTGCGCTTCATGTCCGTTCTCCTCGAACGGACTCAACCCTACTACGTGAGAGTTTCAGGTGAGCAGCTCACGGGCGATCGCGGCAAACAATTGTCTAATAGCGTACCTTCTTAACAGCGCGCGCGTAGCAACGGCGGTGTCTAAGATGTTAACTTAAGCTGCTCGCAGCATGGGGGCTGCGATAATCACCTTAATTTTGTGCCGAGATCGCTTCGCAGTTCGGCGAGCCAGTCATCTACAACGGTTTGCCATCCAGTACCTTCTGATACAGCTATGGATTTAGACTATACTTTGCTTCGATCGCATCACAAATGCGACTACGGCTATCTTGTGGATCGTGGCTACGCTCCTCAATTTGCCGCACGATTTCAGCGAGGTCCTTGTCCCTGACGCTGTCTCGGATCCAGCGCGAATAGTCGCCTCGGCGGAGGTGGAAGAGCCACGTCTCTTCATCGATCCCTCTTCCGATGTGACAAAACAAGCTGAGGTTGGGCGCACTGAGATTGTGCTTCTCGTTAGGGCCACGAAACCAAAAGCTATGCCACTTCAGATCACCTACCGCATATTTTCGGAAATGGCGGATGCGGTCCGCTTTGCCGTGAGTGACGTGCATCGGGAACGGATCCTGTCCGCTCTGGACCAACCAGCAAGTAACGTCTCCTTCGGAATTCGTCAGTTGATCGGGCAGAAGGGAAAAAGGCAGCTTCCCCAATGCGGTCCCGAAATCTTGCAAAGTTTTGAGAGGAGATGGTCCAACCGCAATTGCGACGTCGACCATAGATAAGATCGCGGGTGCGACGTGACTAGGATGGACAGTGATGAGGAGAGTTTCCCCGAGCTTCTGAGGGAGAGAGTGACGCGCATGTCCCCATGTCGCAGGAAGCAGATGGTGGGCTTCATCAAGAACAAGCCAATGCGGCCGGCCGATACGAGCACGCATTGCCTGCAGATTCAGGAAAAGCTCGGTAAAAAAATGAGGACGGTCAAGCAGCGGAACACCCAGAAGATTCACATTCACATTCACATCGGGATCTTGGAGGACTCCAAGAGCTTCGCTGATGCTCGGAGGCCGCCCTTGATCTCCAATTGTCACAAGACTTGGGACCGTTACGTAGTCACCCTCTGGGTCCACGATGCAGACTTGGTAGGATTTTTCAATAAGACGTTCAATAAACCCGGCCGCCAGTGTCGATTTTCCGCTTCCTGAAGATCCAGCCACAAGAATGTTAGGCCCGTAAGGCGGGACCCGGACGACCGTCCGATCGAGCCGCGTGCCAAGCACGATATGACGGTGGATGAGCCGGGCGTCGATCTGCTTGAGATCGTTAACGATAAGTTCGTCAATCAGTTCTGTGACACCTTCTCCAGCGGGTGACTTCGTTATAAATGCAGCGACCTCCTTGATCGCATCAAGCGCGTTCGCAACCGCCACGGGACATTCGGAAAGATTGAGGAGTGAGTGATCGTTTTCGGAGTCGCCTACAGCAACGATCTCATGTGGAGACATGCCTAGCTTACGAAGTGCGTGTTTCGTCCCGAATGCCTTGTTTATTCCGGTTGGAAGAATCATCACCGACCCTCTGTTAAAGGTGATTTTGAGCTCCAAGCCAAGCTCTTGGATGATTCCGAGTATCTTTTCCTGATTGGGCACGTGCGTGGCCACAATGACGCTGCCGATTTCAATTGGAGCAATATTTGCGTCTTTTACTGCCCTGAGAAACCGGTCGGGCAGAGGTTCCGACAGCAGGGTCGTTTCTTGTGTTTTCGGTTCGTAGAGGAGTGCTCCGTTTTCGGCTATGACGTAGCTAAACAAGTCGACGAGTGGGCAAACCGCAAGGAGATCATTGAGCCTTCTGCCAGTTGCCATGATTGCGTGTCGGCCCGATGTGCGCAATCTATCGATGGCCGCGGCGGTGACGCTAGATACCAGCCCATCCGTCGCAAGCGTGCCGTCATAATCTGTGACTAGCGCTAGATACCGCATGCGTTCACCTTCGATGACCGTGTCGAAAGGTAGGCTAGGGGTACTGCGTCGTATGAGCAACGGCGACGGAAATGAGTTGGTCTGCTTTTCGCGCTCAGCGCCCCCTCCGCAAAACGCCCTGGGGCAAAGAATCATCTGTTCGCCGGTTCCGGTGATGGCGCCGACCGCTGGGCCAGCGTCTGTTCGATGATCACAACCGCCAAGTTCAACGACCGCGAACCCTACGCCTACCTCAAGGAAGTTCTGCAGCGCTTGACCAACGGCCATCGCGCCAGCCGCGCTCGACGACCTCCTCCCCTGGATCTGGATGCCCTCCACATGACCCGTGTGCAAGGAGTGGACGCTTACGTAAGCGATCGCACAGGCACGCAGAGCAAGCGTCCAATTCGCCGCCGACAGGGCGCGCGGCCGCCTCCGTTCACGCGTTTCCCGTAAGACGGATGATGGCTCCGACAATGGCGTTGGCCGGCCCTGAAATCAGCCACGCGAGCACATCCAGGTCGGTACCCAGTCGGGAACCGAGCATCGGCAAGATGAACAGCAGACCGATGATGATGGGCATGCCATAGCGCTCCAGTCGCGCGAGCAGTAAGGCCAGCACTCTCGGCAGCAAGCCGACAGCAACGCGGCCACCATCGAGCGGTGGCAAAGGGATCATATTGAAGACCGCGAGGACAACGTTAATGTCGATCCCGTTCTGAAGATTCTGTAGATACCATCGATCCACACCAGCCGGCAGAAAGGCGACGAGGTGCGCCATGAGGCCAGCCGTCGTCGCCAGCAAAAGGTTGGTCGCCGGCCCTGCCACGGCCACCCACACCATGTCGCGACGGGGATTGCGCAACGCATTGAAATTGACCGGAACGGGCTTGGCGTAACCGAAGAGAAACGGCGCACGCGCAAGCAGGAGAACGCCAGGCAGAATAATTGTGCCAAATGGATCGATGTGCCTGAAGGGGTTGAAATCAACGCGGCCCAGGCGCCAAGCCGTGTCGTCTCCGCATCGATAGGCAACAAACCCGTGCGCTGCTTCGTGGAACGTGATTGCGATGATTACCGGCAGTACCCAGGTCGAAGCAATGTAGATCATCAAGCCAGTCTGGCGACTCATTCTGACTCCTGGCAATAACCCCGGCACGAACGTCGGCGATGCTACCCGCGGGCCTCATGCGCGCCGACCCAGATGTGGATCAGCTGACGCGAGATGTTGCGTCGCTTCGACAGCCAGTGCACCGTCTCGCCGCCGATGACTCGTGGGCAACCTGCCGCTTGAAGGCGACGCCGTGCGGGCCCTTCGACCTCCGCCGCTATCGCACCAGGAAGCGGCGCGTTGCCGAGGCAACGACCGGCGCTGCGGTGCGCCCGACCCATGGCGGCAGGCCGAGCGGCTTCAAAAGCATTTTGACCGCCATTTGGTGGGGCAGGTGGCGTTTCACGAGCTGCAGGACATCGTCGCGCCAGGAATCGTAGTCACTACGCTGGAACACGCAGTCGGGATTGCAGGCGAGGAACACGGCCTTGAAGGCGCAGAAGGCGTCCTCTGAGTCGACGGCCGCGAGCCGGTCCCAGAGTGTGCGCAACACGGCCGCGCGGCCCGGCCGTTCGAGAGCCCGGTAACGCAGGAAATAGCGGTAAAAATGCTTGTAGTGACGTACCTCGTCGGCGCTGATGCGCGCCGCCAGCCCGCTCAGCACCGGTTCCTCGCTCAACTCCGACACCGTGCGGTAGAACGCGGCGGTGCCGGTCTCCACGACGCAGCGCGCCGCCATCTCGAGGGCGCGCGTGCCGGCGAGCTGTTCGACCGTGCAAAGCGGCGTGTACTGGTCGAGAAACGTCCGATAGGCCGCCTCCCAATCGAAGCCGGGCCACGCCGTCTGGACGTAGCGCTTCAACGCCGCGCCGTGCCGCAGCTCCTCGCTCTCCCACTCCCGCTCCAGCCACTCGACGACCTCGCTGTCGTCACGGAAGTAGTCGGCCAGGTTGCGCGTGTAGAGTCTCGACGTGATCTCGATGAAGGATGCGGAAGCGACGAGATAAAAGAGCCGCCGGTCGACGCCCACTGGGTCGGATGACAGCGCGTGGTACGGGACATCGTCGATCGACCACGAAGCTTCACGATGCTTGCCGGGGCGCCCGACCGCCATGGCGACATCTCCACGGTAATGCGGTGAACACAGCCGCCACTCGAGCCGGTGTCATCCCCAGCACAGCGCCAGAGAAGGTGATCGAGTGACTTCGGATCAAGACAGGTTGCGAGCGCGTGCCCCTCCGCGCAAGATTAAGCGATGCCCGGTGACAGACCCTTCGATATCGTCAAGGCGTCGAGCGTCGGACAGAGTTTGCAGTCGTGGTGCCGATAAGCAACGTTCAAGATCGGCAAGTTGCCGTTCCTGCTGTCGAAGCAGGCGCCGGATTACCCGGCGGTCATCAGGATCCATTTCCTGCCTGAGGGTGCTGCCAAGGATTGCTACAGTCTGTTTGAGGAAGATTTGGACGTTGAGCATTTCTTCTTACCCCTCCCACTGTCGTTTTTCCTTCGTCGAAATGCGCAGCAATGAATGCCTCGCAAAAGTTGGAGACGTTGATTCAGATCAGGGCGATTCACTCTCTGCAATCCGCGAGGGCCGATAAACTGGCCGCTCTTGCCCAGCGTTCCGCTCCACCGCCGCGCGACCCACATACTGTCGGAAATGTGCGCGACGTCGATCGCGAGAGGGCCGCTCCCCGATCATCCCCGTCTCTGCCGATAGCAACCGTACTCGCTCGCCTTGATAGTCAAAACAGCCCATCTTTGGTTCTCCTGCCAAATAGACTTGAGAGGATACTGGTGGATGGATTGCTTGAGCAGGCTCGGAAAATACCTAGACAGCTCCAGGTAGTTTCCTCGATCGGCGGAGCATGGCTTCGCCCATTCGCTTGTCGATCGCAAAGAACGCTTTAAGTTGAAGGCGAATCGCCTGGTTGCGAAACAGGTGTTGAGACTGGAACGGGCTTCGGCAAGAGGACCTCACCTGAAAACTGGATGATCATGTTGTTGTTGGCAACAACAGTCGTGTCCCTAGTGGTGGTGTAACTGGCGGGAGCAAGGCCGCGAGTGAGCGCGCTGTCGGATTAGCGTCGCGGCAGTCGATGGCTTAGGGCGTCTTATGGATCATTGCCTGAGAGGAGTAGCACTGATGGCGTTGGCGGAGGTTTCGTCCAACCGACAGTGATATTCGCTGGCCCAACCGGAATGGATATTGTTTTCCTGCGCATTTATGGCCTGCACCAGATTGTCGACATCGGTCGGATTGGCAAAGGCACAGAACACTCGCATCCCGTCGACCACGATCTCCGTACTAAGTGCGTAGCCGGCTTCCGGTGCCGTGTTCTTGATTAGGAGATCGACAAGGGCAACCGGGTCTTGCGAAATGGCTCTGGGTACCTCGAGGACTACCAAATGGCGGTCCTTCTGTCTCTGGATGAAGTCCGTCCAGGCAGTCTGCGACATACTTGGGCGGGAAGCCGGCGGCTCACGTTTTCCGATGACGTTCATAACGGTCTCCTTGCTGCCACCTCGCCGGAGAGATCTTGGCCAGCCGCCAATCTATGACGAAGCGCCGCCGGGCACATTGCTCCCGCGCAATGCCGGCGCGAAAGGCGCCTGCAGCATCGTGTTTCAAAGTAGCTCGCATTTTGCCAATACCCGTTACTTAAGTAGTCAAGATAGGGCGTCCAGGAAATGCCCATCAATCAAAAGAACCACGCTCTAGAAGCGCCGTCGGAGCTCCCCGTCGTTCAAAAGATCTCCAGCGCGCAATCGACGAGTTGCTCCAATTTGGCTTCTGTTGCGCCGAGTTCGGTCTGCTCGCGAGCGAGCAGCCGATCGATCAGAAGCGCAGCCATCGTCATCGTGAGGCGCGCTCGCTCTAAGACGATCGGGTGATCACGAGCGCCGCCTAAATCTCACCTGAAGGACGAGACGTGCCAATTCCCTCAGGGTGATACCCTATCTCAGATTCAACCGTTTCTAGTCTGAACCGTAGGATTGCGAACATCTCCGTTGGCGTACGCGCCTGCCGCAACATGTCACGCAGTACTCGGCGACGGAGCAGTCGGCAGGCACTCGCAAGGGTCGGCAGGAATTCCCGAA is a genomic window containing:
- a CDS encoding integrase core domain-containing protein — translated: MLRWTDARKIEWHYIAAGKPMQNACLESFNGRLRDAALDRVAPCPVATSSERAKAEQIRSADVRREAGHSGLAVGARTCQR
- a CDS encoding transposase domain-containing protein, yielding MITTAKFNDREPYAYLKEVLQRLTNGHRASRARRPPPLDLDALHMTRVQGVDAYVSDRTGTQSKRPIRRRQGARPPPFTRFP
- a CDS encoding HAD-IIB family hydrolase; translated protein: MAVGQALQNFLEVGVGFAVVELGGCDHRTDAGPAVGAITGTGEQMILCPRAFCGGGAEREKQTNSFPSPLLIRRSTPSLPFDTVIEGERMRYLALVTDYDGTLATDGLVSSVTAAAIDRLRTSGRHAIMATGRRLNDLLAVCPLVDLFSYVIAENGALLYEPKTQETTLLSEPLPDRFLRAVKDANIAPIEIGSVIVATHVPNQEKILGIIQELGLELKITFNRGSVMILPTGINKAFGTKHALRKLGMSPHEIVAVGDSENDHSLLNLSECPVAVANALDAIKEVAAFITKSPAGEGVTELIDELIVNDLKQIDARLIHRHIVLGTRLDRTVVRVPPYGPNILVAGSSGSGKSTLAAGFIERLIEKSYQVCIVDPEGDYVTVPSLVTIGDQGRPPSISEALGVLQDPDVNVNVNLLGVPLLDRPHFFTELFLNLQAMRARIGRPHWLVLDEAHHLLPATWGHARHSLPQKLGETLLITVHPSHVAPAILSMVDVAIAVGPSPLKTLQDFGTALGKLPFSLLPDQLTNSEGDVTCWLVQSGQDPFPMHVTHGKADRIRHFRKYAVGDLKWHSFWFRGPNEKHNLSAPNLSLFCHIGRGIDEETWLFHLRRGDYSRWIRDSVRDKDLAEIVRQIEERSHDPQDSRSRICDAIEAKYSLNP
- a CDS encoding M20 family metallopeptidase, encoding MADARSADLILSNLERLLPDLEALYKDVHSHPELSMQEMRTASLAADRLRTSSYEVATGIGKTGVVGLLRNGNGPTVMLRADMDALPVEEATGLTYASTVKTTDRDGESVPVGHMCGHDMHVAWLVGAASLFSLTRDAWHGTLMVVFQPGEETAQGAQAMIDDGLFKRFPKPAVVLGQHVMLGPAGTIAGSAGPITSAADSLQIRLFGRGAHGSMPQASVDPVVMAAATVLRLQTVISREVAATEAAVLTVGVLQAGTKENVIPDEAIIKLNVRTFDEGVRQRVLTAIERIVKAEAAASGAPRPPEITPLDRYPLNVNDKSASERIAAAFRTYFPADRVRHTGPAPASEDFGCFGSEWHVPSVFWFVGGTDPTTYAKAKEAGRINELPVNHSPQFAPVIHPTLRTGIETLVVGSLAWLSP
- a CDS encoding transposase yields the protein MKRKQLSDEQIIEILRLRQAGAKPADLYRQHGISEATLYNGGRAVWRNAGAKCQTPVMPKGGEPQAEVAGRGPLEKDIASGKFCGLQCGAARWTSRDGPRIEPAPGLQADQDGREQLPVPIAAARQRAFA
- a CDS encoding site-2 protease family protein, translated to MSRQTGLMIYIASTWVLPVIIAITFHEAAHGFVAYRCGDDTAWRLGRVDFNPFRHIDPFGTIILPGVLLLARAPFLFGYAKPVPVNFNALRNPRRDMVWVAVAGPATNLLLATTAGLMAHLVAFLPAGVDRWYLQNLQNGIDINVVLAVFNMIPLPPLDGGRVAVGLLPRVLALLLARLERYGMPIIIGLLFILPMLGSRLGTDLDVLAWLISGPANAIVGAIIRLTGNA
- a CDS encoding ferritin-like domain-containing protein; its protein translation is MAVGRPGKHREASWSIDDVPYHALSSDPVGVDRRLFYLVASASFIEITSRLYTRNLADYFRDDSEVVEWLEREWESEELRHGAALKRYVQTAWPGFDWEAAYRTFLDQYTPLCTVEQLAGTRALEMAARCVVETGTAAFYRTVSELSEEPVLSGLAARISADEVRHYKHFYRYFLRYRALERPGRAAVLRTLWDRLAAVDSEDAFCAFKAVFLACNPDCVFQRSDYDSWRDDVLQLVKRHLPHQMAVKMLLKPLGLPPWVGRTAAPVVASATRRFLVR